In the Malania oleifera isolate guangnan ecotype guangnan chromosome 1, ASM2987363v1, whole genome shotgun sequence genome, one interval contains:
- the LOC131161284 gene encoding uncharacterized protein LOC131161284, whose product MALLTKTLWNIHSKKDALWSRWIHHVYLTESGIWEAAASQNDSPLFKKLIVIRDQIVDKCGGVDAAIEMLKGWENNWHQCYEFWRNKNHRMSWAKEVWYSGNLPKHAFCLWLGLKGKLPTCDKIVAKGIEQVCVFCKASTETLEHLFFKCKYSAEVWNNVRRWLGLKRSMITIKAATKWLHKEVQGKWYTLYSKENWVGSDSLFPVAV is encoded by the coding sequence ATGGCCTTGTTAACCAAGACATTGTGGAATATTCATTCCAAAAAAGATGCATTATGGTCACGGTGGATCCATCATGTCTACTTAACTGAATCAGGCATTTGGGAAGCTGCAGCAAGTCAGAACGACTCTCCACTCTTTAAAAAATTGATTGTCATTAGGGATCAGATTGTAGACAAATGTGGTGGAGTAGATGCAGCTATTGAAATGTTAAAGGGATGGGAGAACAACTGGCACCAGTGCTATGAATTCTGGAGGAATAAAAACCATAGAATGTCGTGGGCAAAGGAGGTATGGTACAGTGGGAACCTTCCAAAACATGCGTTCTGCTTATGGCTTGGCTTGAAAGGGAAACTCCCAACATGTGATAAAATAGTTGCTAAGGGAATAGAGCAGGTCTGTGTATTTTGTAAGGCTAGCACTGAAACATTGGAGCACTTGTTTTTTAAATGCAAATATTCTGCAGAAGTATGGAATAATGTCAGAAGGTGGTTGGGGCTAAAAAGATCTATGATTACCATCAAAGCTGCAACTAAATGGTTGCACAAAGAAGTTCAAGGGAAATGGTATACACTCTATAGCAAAGAAAATTGGGTTGGCAGCGACAGTTTATTTCCTGTGGCAGTTTAG
- the LOC131160645 gene encoding protein VASCULATURE COMPLEXITY AND CONNECTIVITY-like translates to MGKVLGVVACAATVAVDGMAGILGIQAEISQNKVSEMRVWNRRCRAAREEAYELGLTAAALLALAHITTSLLGGCICIALADHLDKSPSHRRFSFASLILSWITVAAGFPMLLIGTLENLKSRSCRSSQYHNFLFYGGMLCFLHGLFCAGCYLAATVGVPKKEKPAHNYHDHAPINP, encoded by the exons ATGGGGAAAGTACTGGGGGTGGTAGCGTGTGCAGCGACGGTGGCGGTGGATGGCATGGCTGGGATTCTTGGCATCCAAGCTGAAATTTCTCAAAACAAG GTGAGTGAAATGAGGGTGTGGAATCGAAGATGTAGGGCAGCGAGGGAGGAGGCCTATGAGCTTGGGTTGACGGCCGCCGCTCTTCTGGCGCTGGCGCACATAACCACCAGCCTTCTTGGGGGATGCATCTGCATTGCCCTCGCCGACCACCTCGACAAGTCCCCCTCCCACCGCCGCTTCTCTTTcgcttctctcattctctcttg GATAACGGTGGCCGCAGGATTCCCAATGCTGCTGATAGGGACGCTAGAGAATTTAAAATCAAGGTCGTGCCGGAGTTCACAGTACCATAATTTTTTGTTCTACGGGGGAATGCTGTGCTTTCTTCATGGCTTGTTCTGCGCCGGATGCTACCTTGCTGCTACCGTCGGTGTCCCCAAAAAGGAGAAGCCCGCCCATAATTATCATGACCATGCTCCAATTAATCCCTAA